The following is a genomic window from Bacteroidetes bacterium SB0662_bin_6.
GGAGCAGAATATCCGGGAATTGAACGATCAGGTGCCGAAAATGAACGAAAACATCGCCAGCGTGAAGGCGAATGTGATCATGCTGCAGAAGCACCTGAAACGGGCGGAAAAGGAGGTCGCCGACCTGATCGCCAAGGTGAAAGCCGGTATCCAGGCGGAACGCGACGACATCGCGCAACGCTATGCGATGCAGCTTGAAAAAGCCAGAGAGTCCCTCGCCAGTACCAAAGAACAACTCAAGCACGCCTCGGCTGCCTATGACAAGGCGCTCCAGGTCAAGAAAACCTTCATGCGGGAAAAGGATCGCAAGATTCAGGAAGCGAAGAATGCGCTGCGCGATCACGAGCGGGCGCAATGGCAGACGAAGATCGCCGACACCCTGGAACAGTTCGAGGTTACGGGCATCGACCAGACCCATGACGAAATGATCCAGCGCCTGCAGGAGCAAACGGCCCACAGCGAAGCCCGGCTGGAAATCGCGCTGGATTCCGTGGATCAGGACGCGCTCCGGATCGAGGAGGATGCAGAAGAAATCCGCGCAGCCGAAATCGTCAAGCAATTCAAGGCGGAAATGGGCATAACGGGAACGCCTGCAGAGGAATCAGCCGCCGACAGCGACCTGGAAACGCCCGAAGAGGAAGCGCCTGAAACGGCAAAAACGATCGGGAAACAGCGTACCGGCACAACGTAGGGAGGACAACAGCCGCAAAAAAACCCGCTGGAGCACGCGGATATATTCCCTGCATACCGCTTGGCGGAGATCAACCATGTAGCCGTGAACCGTTCGGAAATCAATTACACGAAAGAAGCCTTCCTGAACCCGCTCAATCTCGGGTTCCTGATCGCGGCTATGCTCACCGCATTTTTCTTGAGCGGCTCGGAATTGAGCGTCAATATCGTGCTGATCATGGGCGCCGCCCTCGAGCTTATGTATCTGGGCTTCGTCCCGCGTAACAAGCGATTCCGCCGAAGCATCCGGGCACGGCGGGCCGCCGAACATGCCAAACCTCCTTCCGACAAAGAGATTTTTCGCCTGCTGAGCAAATCGAGCCAGCGCCGGTATGCACGACTTCGAAAACTCGAAAAAGAGATTTCCAATAATTACCGAAAGCTGAGTTACGCCACCCAGGGCTTGCTGGAAAGCCATCTCCGGAAGATTGACGGCCTGCTAACCTCCTACCTGAATATGCTGTATCAAAAACAGCGATACGAACTTTCGACACACAGCGGAAGAGAGCAGGAAGTGATCCGGTCCATCGCCCACCTTCGCACAGACATGGAGGACGATTCCGAGAAGGTGCGGTCCATCAAAAAGCGGCGGCTTCATATTCTCGAACAACGCCTGCAGCGTTTCGAGAAAGGCGCCGAACATCTTGAAATTCTCGAAGCGCAAATCGAGACCATCGAGGATGTCGTCAAATATATTCACGAGCAATCCCTGACGCTCCGCAACCCGGAAGAAATCACGTTCCAGCTTGATACGCTGCTGGAAGAGGTAGGAGAAACGGAAGCTGCCATCTCGGAAATCGAGGATGTCTTCTCTCCGGTGACATCTATCCTGGACGATATGGACAGCTACGAGCCGGAACGACAAAAAGAAGACCGGGAATCCGGCGCCGTCCTCCATTCCGACAGCTCGCGCACACGCAACTGACGCGAATGACGTTCGCGATCATTCTTCTCATTCTTCTGATGCTCGTTCTGAGCGCGTTTTTCTCGGGTTCCGAGATCGCTTTCGTGGTCGCGAACCGGTTGCGCGTGGAAGTGGTCGCCCGGCGGGGGGGGCTTGTGGGGCGCATCGTACGCGACTTCATGCAGGACCCGTCCGCGTTCCTCACGACGACGCTGGTCGGCAACAACATCGCGCTCGTCGTCTTTTCCACGCTCACGGCGATTTACCTGGAGGATCCGCTTGATCACCTCTGGGGCGCGGCGGGTCTGGGCAGTTCGGGCATCGAGCTGGCCGTACTTAGTACGCAAACGCTGGCAGCCAGCGTGCTCGTGCTGGTATTCGGCGAGATTCTGCCCAAATCCGTCATGCGCGAGACGGCGAACCGGGCGGTTTTCCTACTCGCAGTTCCTCTGCGCATATCCTATTATCTGCTGCTGCCCCTCGTCAAAACGGCAGCCGGAGCAGCTACATTGATGATGCGCCTGTTTCGTATAGAGACAGACTCCTTCGTCGGGTTCATGCGTCGTGACTTCGAAGCCATCATTCAGGAAAGCCGCGAAAGCGGCGAACTCGACCTGGATGAAGAAGAAACCGAGATGCTCTCGAACGTTTTTGCCATGAACGCCCTCCGCGTGAAGGAATCGATGGCGCCGCGTACGGAAATAGAGGCCGTCGAAGAGCACACTCCCGTCGATGAATTGCTGCGCCGGTTCCTTGAAACAGGACACTCCAAGTTGCCTGTCTACCAGAAGAACATCGACCATATCGTGGGGATGGTCTTTGCGTACGACCTGTTTCACGGTCCGAAAACCATGGAGGAAATCATGCGCCCGGCGCAATTCGTACCGGAGGCCAAGCGATCGAAAGACCTGCTGCGCGAGTTCCTCGAAACAAACACGTCGGTGGCTATCGTGATCGACGAATACGGCGGAACGGCCGGTCTGGTGACGCGCGAGGACTTGCTGGAAGAACTCTTCGGAGACATACAGGACGAGTTCGACAGTGAGAAAGAAGCGCTCCGGCAAATTGGCGAGAACCGGTACATTGTGGCAGGGCGCGCGGAAATCGACGAATTGGGCGACCGGTTCGGAATCGTGCTGCCCGAAGGAGATTATGAAACCCTTGCAGGCTATTTGCTGGACCGGATCGGCTCCATCCCCACGCAGCACGAACACTTCGCCTTCGACGGATACCGGTTCGACGTCCTGAAAGCCGAAGTCAACCGGATCGAGCTGGTCCGCCTCACGAAACTCGACGCCTGACAGGATCAGCGGCGGAAAACAGCAAGGCGCGACAGGCTACGCGCTCTCTGCCGCACCATCCATTTCGTCCTGCTCCGACATCGCGGCACTCCGACAGTATGCCCCTGTGACACGGAGATGCGCTCCCAGTAATGCTGCAAGGCCCATCTTGCGTAACCGTACGGAGGGCGTTTCGGGCAATTTCGGAGGGCTGATACGGCCCATCCAGAATTCCATCCCGTTTGTGAGTATCTCGTCTCCGGGAAACGTCGCTTCGGGGAATTGTCCCTCGTAAAATCGCTGCTTGCGCTGCAACCGGCGGTCCACCGCCTCGATCGAGCCCGGCTCAGCCAGGGACGGATCGTTGCGGTCGATCATAGCGAGACCCGTGAGATAACGCCGGTAGGTGTACGGCAATGCCGCCAGCACAGGCTCTGCAGCGGCGGCAAGTTCCGGCGATTCCCGGAGACCGGCCTGCGCCGCCCGTAGCGTGACGACGGCCACAAGACACAATGTTTCCTCCGCCACCACCTCAGGATCCGCTCCCTCTATATCCCGGAGAATTGCGCCGGCCAATTCCTGCGTGACGTTCAGCGCACCCAGCGAGCAAAAAGCCACAATACGGGTGATCATGGTGTGCTATCCGACCAAGGGCAGGGTCCGGCGCAGCTATTTCTTCTCGTCGTCAATACCTTCGCGTCCGATGGAATCCCTCATGCGCGTGTCCGCCTCGACATTACGCAGCGTGTAAAAATCCATGGCGCCGATATTGCCGCTACGCAGCGCATCAGCCAGGGCCTTGGGGACCTCCGCTTCGGCGGAAACCACTTTGGCCTGCTGTTCCTGAACGGCTGCGCGCATCTCCTGCTCCCGGGCCACCGCCGAGGCGCGCCGTTCTTCGGCTTTCGCCCTTGCTACCTGCAAATCGGCTTCGGCCTGATCCGTCTGCAATTTGGCCCCGATATTCTCGCCCACATCGACATCCGCAATATCAATGGAGAGAATCTCGAATGCCGTGCCTGAATCGAGCCCCTTGGACAACACCACTTTGGAAATCGAATCGGGATTTTCCAGCACAAGAGCGTGTGTTTCGGAGGAACCGATCGTGGACACGATGCCCTCTCCGACGCGCGCAATAATGGTTTCTTCGCCAGCCCCGCCCACAAGACGTTCGATATTGGCCCGCACCGTGACACGGGCAATAGCGCGCACCTGTATGCCGTCTTTGGCCACCGCAGACACCGCAGGCGTTTCGATAACCTTCGGGTTGACGGATACCTGCACGGCCTCGAACACATCCCTGCCTGCAAGATCTATGGCCGTCGCACGTTCGAAGGAAAGATCTATGCTGGCCTTGTCCGCAGAGATCAGCGCATTCACCACCTTTTGCACATTCCCCTGGGCCAGATAATGCGCCTCGAGTTGCGGCGTATCGACATATATCCCCGCCTTGTGCGCCGTAATGAGCGGTTTGACGATCGTGTAGGGCGGCACCTTACGCAACCGCATCCCGACCAGATCACGGAACAACTTTAGCCGGACCCCTGAGAAATAGGCGGTTACCCATAGCCCGATCGGCACGAAATACAAGAGAAAAACGAAAAAAAGAACGATCAGCGCGATAATCAGCAAGCCGACCGTGGTGAAAAGGCTTTCCATGCGGAGTGCGGAATCTCGTGAAAAATACAGGCGGAACAGAGCCGTGCAGAAGTATACGACGAAACCGCCGGATGGTTACGTGCGGTTCGCCTTCGGAGCACGTTCATATGCGCCGCTTGCGCCGCCGGCCTTGGCCAGCAACCGGATATCCGTGATAAGAATATCCTTCGAAATGGCCTTGCACATGTCGTATACGGTAAGACACGCCACGGTAACGGCGGTCAGGGCCTCCATCTCGACGCCTGTCTGCCCGACAGCCTTTGTGCAAGCCCGCACTTCTATCGAAAAATCCTCCTCGCAGAAATCAAAAGTCACCTCGACGCCCGCCAGCGCCACAGGATGACATAGCGGGATAAGGCCGGGGGTCCGCTTGGCCGCCTGTATGCCGGCCACCTGGGCCGTACAGAGCACATCCCCCTTGGTTACGGTTCCTTCCACCACGGCGTGGAAGGCTTCCTTGCCCAGGCAGACACGCCCTGCGGCGGTCGCCGTGCGGACAGAGCCGGGTTTCGACCCCACATCCACCATGCGTACACCGCCTTCGGGATCGAGATGGGTGAGGGAGGAAGCGTCGTCTGGCATGATGGCGGAAAGAAGCGGTCCGGAAGAACACGACAAGCCCTGCGAAAACAGGAACATGGAAAAAATAGGCGCGCGGCGGCTGACCGGCAAGCATGTTATGCGCCATGGCGGCGTTCTACCCAAAGCGTCACCGGCCCATCGTTCACAAGATGCACATCCATCATGGCGCCGAACACGCCGGTCCGGACGGGGGCGTCGAGTTGAGCAGTCAGGCGTTCCACGAACGCTCCGTACAGCGCCTCGGCCTGTTCGGGCGGCGCTGCATCCACGAAGGAGGGCCGGTTGCCGCGCCGCACGTCCCCGTACAACGTGAACTGGGATACTACGAGCACCTCCCCGCCGATTTCGGCGATCGAGCGATTCATCCTGCCCTCTTCGTCGGGAAAAATGCGCAGGCGGGCGCACTTGCCGACCAGCCAATCCAGCTCTGTTTCCGTATCCGTGCGGTGGGCCCCGAACAGGATCAGCATACCGGCGCCTATGCACCCGACCTCTTCGCCTTCGACCTGTACCGATGCCTCCCGTACCCGTTGAATCAATGCAACCATGCCACTTCCTCAACCTGCCTGATCGTGGAGATACGCTGCAAGGCGCCGGAGCGCCGCGCCCCGGTGGCTTATGGCATTCTTTTCCTCCGCATCCAGCTCCGCAAATGTACGGTTGCCGCCTTCCGGCACAAAAATCCTGTCATACCCAAAGCCCTTGCTCCCCCGCTCTTCATCAATGATCGTACCCCGGCAAACGCCCTCAAAAAAGCGGGTGCCCGTCTCGTCCGCCAAAGCAATCACGGTACGAAAACGGGCGGACCGGTCCCGGGCGGCTTGCAGATCGGCGAGCAATTTCCGGCGGTTCGCCGCATCGTCGGCCTGCAATCCCGCAAATCGGGCCGACTGCACGCCGGGCAATCCGCCGAGCGCATCCACTTCCAGGCCTGTATCGTCAGCCAGAGCAGGAAGACCGCCGAAGGCATGAAGCGTTTCGGCTTTCTTGCGCGCATTGCCCTCCAATGTGTCGGCATCCTCCTCAACGAACGGCGCCCCGTCTATCTCAGAAACGGAACGCAGCGCAATCGGCAGGTCCGACAATAGCAAACGTATCTCGGCGATCTTGCCCGGATTCCTCGTGGAAAGAAGAAGGATCATGAGACAGGAACAATCTGCGGAGAACAATGGTTTTATGAGGTTACCGAAAAACGGTTAATCCAACCCGCGGAGCAGGTCCATCATCCGGCCGGCCCGTTCACTTATATATCCGGTATCGCAAGGAGAGTAATTTTGTCTGTAGGAGTCAAGGTTCGAGACAGCGAATCCATCGATCGCGCCCTGCGCCGTTTCAAACGGGCCGTGAACCGCAGCCGTATTCTTCGCATCTATCGCGCGAATATGGCCTTCACGAAGCCCTCCGAAGAACGGCGAATCGCCCGCGAGAAATCGCATCGCATGTCCAGAAAACATTCCAGAAGGCACTGAGCCCACCCGTCGCCCAGGTCATATCCCTCACCTGAACGGTTCATAGGCAGGCAGGCGGGACCTCCCCAGCACGGTGCTGAGGATATTCTCAGTTTCGGCTTTGTGCATTTCCGCACTGCCCGTCGCCGGGCTCGCACTGCCCGGACGCCCGACGTAAGCCGTTCGCCCCTGTCCAACGCGGCTTACCTTGTCGAGCAACGCATCGAGGCGGCACTGCATGTAAGTCCAGGCGCCCATATTGGCGGGTTCTTCCTGCACCCAGCATACCTCGGCGGCGTCTCCGTAACGCACCAGTTCGTCCAGAACCTCTTCTTCAGGAAACGGGTAGTGCTGCTCGATCCGGGTAATGGCAATGGACGTATCCTCCCTTTTCTCGAGCGCCTGTACCAGATCATAGTACATCTTGCCGGTGCACAGTACATGCCGCCGCACGGCTTTCGGATCGGCGTCGGACGGAATAACTTTCCGGAATCCCCCGTTGGTGAGCTCCGACGCCGGAGAAACGAAAAGAGGATGGCGTAACAGACTCTTCGGAGCCATCACGATCAGCGGTTTGCGGTCGGACAAGCGCACCTGCCGGCGCAATGCATGGAAATAATTGGCCGGGGTCGTAAGATTGCATACGATCATGTTCTCCTCGGCGCACATCTGCAAAAAGCGTTCGAGGCGAGCGGATGAGTGCTCTGGACCCTGTCCTTCCCACCCGTGTGGAAGCAGCGTTACAAGACTGCTTTGCTGAGCCCATTTCGCTTCGGC
Proteins encoded in this region:
- the rdgB gene encoding RdgB/HAM1 family non-canonical purine NTP pyrophosphatase, yielding MILLLSTRNPGKIAEIRLLLSDLPIALRSVSEIDGAPFVEEDADTLEGNARKKAETLHAFGGLPALADDTGLEVDALGGLPGVQSARFAGLQADDAANRRKLLADLQAARDRSARFRTVIALADETGTRFFEGVCRGTIIDEERGSKGFGYDRIFVPEGGNRTFAELDAEEKNAISHRGAALRRLAAYLHDQAG
- a CDS encoding HlyC/CorC family transporter; this translates as MTFAIILLILLMLVLSAFFSGSEIAFVVANRLRVEVVARRGGLVGRIVRDFMQDPSAFLTTTLVGNNIALVVFSTLTAIYLEDPLDHLWGAAGLGSSGIELAVLSTQTLAASVLVLVFGEILPKSVMRETANRAVFLLAVPLRISYYLLLPLVKTAAGAATLMMRLFRIETDSFVGFMRRDFEAIIQESRESGELDLDEEETEMLSNVFAMNALRVKESMAPRTEIEAVEEHTPVDELLRRFLETGHSKLPVYQKNIDHIVGMVFAYDLFHGPKTMEEIMRPAQFVPEAKRSKDLLREFLETNTSVAIVIDEYGGTAGLVTREDLLEELFGDIQDEFDSEKEALRQIGENRYIVAGRAEIDELGDRFGIVLPEGDYETLAGYLLDRIGSIPTQHEHFAFDGYRFDVLKAEVNRIELVRLTKLDA
- the rpsU gene encoding 30S ribosomal protein S21, with amino-acid sequence MSVGVKVRDSESIDRALRRFKRAVNRSRILRIYRANMAFTKPSEERRIAREKSHRMSRKHSRRH
- a CDS encoding D-tyrosyl-tRNA(Tyr) deacylase; translation: MVALIQRVREASVQVEGEEVGCIGAGMLILFGAHRTDTETELDWLVGKCARLRIFPDEEGRMNRSIAEIGGEVLVVSQFTLYGDVRRGNRPSFVDAAPPEQAEALYGAFVERLTAQLDAPVRTGVFGAMMDVHLVNDGPVTLWVERRHGA
- the moaC gene encoding cyclic pyranopterin monophosphate synthase MoaC, giving the protein MPDDASSLTHLDPEGGVRMVDVGSKPGSVRTATAAGRVCLGKEAFHAVVEGTVTKGDVLCTAQVAGIQAAKRTPGLIPLCHPVALAGVEVTFDFCEEDFSIEVRACTKAVGQTGVEMEALTAVTVACLTVYDMCKAISKDILITDIRLLAKAGGASGAYERAPKANRT
- a CDS encoding PspA/IM30 family protein; protein product: MSVWSRFTRFVKSLFGGLVSSLEDPRLILEQNIRELNDQVPKMNENIASVKANVIMLQKHLKRAEKEVADLIAKVKAGIQAERDDIAQRYAMQLEKARESLASTKEQLKHASAAYDKALQVKKTFMREKDRKIQEAKNALRDHERAQWQTKIADTLEQFEVTGIDQTHDEMIQRLQEQTAHSEARLEIALDSVDQDALRIEEDAEEIRAAEIVKQFKAEMGITGTPAEESAADSDLETPEEEAPETAKTIGKQRTGTT
- the floA gene encoding flotillin-like protein FloA (flotillin-like protein involved in membrane lipid rafts), translated to MESLFTTVGLLIIALIVLFFVFLLYFVPIGLWVTAYFSGVRLKLFRDLVGMRLRKVPPYTIVKPLITAHKAGIYVDTPQLEAHYLAQGNVQKVVNALISADKASIDLSFERATAIDLAGRDVFEAVQVSVNPKVIETPAVSAVAKDGIQVRAIARVTVRANIERLVGGAGEETIIARVGEGIVSTIGSSETHALVLENPDSISKVVLSKGLDSGTAFEILSIDIADVDVGENIGAKLQTDQAEADLQVARAKAEERRASAVAREQEMRAAVQEQQAKVVSAEAEVPKALADALRSGNIGAMDFYTLRNVEADTRMRDSIGREGIDDEKK